The sequence CCCTTGTTTCAGCGGGTTTCTACCTGTGGACGGCGAGCTTTAATCGGAGAACGGAAACGTACTACCTGTGGGTTCATCCACAATGCCCAGCTAACGTTCGGCAAATCCTGGAGTCCTGGCTGAATACCGAGCCGGCAGTGACCACTTCATCCTGGACCATGCCCTCCCCCTTCATCCCCCTGCAATCCCCAGAGACCTTCAAGGCCAGCGTCCGGGCTATCCGCGACTATATAGAGGCCGGGGACTGTTATCAGGCAAATCTGTCCCAGGAGTTCCAGGGAAAATACCAGGGAGACCCATGGACTGCATTTCAGGCACTCGCAGAAGCCAATCCGACGCCTTACAGCGCCTTTATCCGAGCGGGGAATGATGCCGTTCTCTCCATATCTCCCGAACGGTTTCTGGAAATTCACGGCAACAGAGTCACGACCAGCCCCATCAAGGGTACCCGGCCAAGGGGTGGCAACCCGGAAGAAGATGCCGCATTGGCGAACGAACTTGAGACATCGGACAAGGATCGGGCCGAGAATCTGATGATCGTCGACCTACTGAGAAACGACCTGAGCCTGAACTCCGCCACTGGCAGCGTGGTTGTCGATAAACTCTTTGCCCTCGAGTCCTACCGAAACGTTCACCACCTTGTCAGCCACATCCACGCAGAACTGGCTCCCGGGGTAACGCCACTCAAGGCCCTATTCGATGCCTTCCCGGGCGGGTCCATCACGGGCGCGCCCAAGATACGCGCCATGGAAATCATCCGTGAGCTCGAACCACACTGGCGTGGCCCGTACTGCGGCTCGGTTTTCTATCGCGGACTGGACGGCACACTGGACAGCAACATCGGGATACGCACCATGCTGTGCGAAGGCGACGGCACCATACGTTGCTGGGGAGGCGGTGGGATCGTTTCGGACTCGGAACCGGAAAGCGAATACCAGGAGACGCTGACGAAGGTCAGGCCGTTGATGGAGTTCCTGGAGAAACTCTGAGGGAGGCAGACGCCTCCCCTGGAAGAGGATCGATCAGGCGGTGTGGATGGCGCTGGCCTTGAGGAATTCCTGCCTCAGATCGTCAAAATTG is a genomic window of Marinobacter sp. F4206 containing:
- the pabB gene encoding aminodeoxychorismate synthase component I, whose translation is MTTPISEHQYTRLLAHASNERDFVYVGSVGKGAGRGTFSGFSAYASESRTLSRDAGAAEIQALIEDMESIVSDYQLTRGGHKECLKGGWIGLLSYELGYAREKHLAALCPPTPVPLVSAGFYLWTASFNRRTETYYLWVHPQCPANVRQILESWLNTEPAVTTSSWTMPSPFIPLQSPETFKASVRAIRDYIEAGDCYQANLSQEFQGKYQGDPWTAFQALAEANPTPYSAFIRAGNDAVLSISPERFLEIHGNRVTTSPIKGTRPRGGNPEEDAALANELETSDKDRAENLMIVDLLRNDLSLNSATGSVVVDKLFALESYRNVHHLVSHIHAELAPGVTPLKALFDAFPGGSITGAPKIRAMEIIRELEPHWRGPYCGSVFYRGLDGTLDSNIGIRTMLCEGDGTIRCWGGGGIVSDSEPESEYQETLTKVRPLMEFLEKL